Proteins encoded by one window of Ulvibacter sp. MAR_2010_11:
- a CDS encoding glycosyltransferase, with product MLSILIPTYNHNVYQLVETLQKELGQKAIDCEIIVMDDGSTIPLPHNDKIIAFPNVSFKKLPKNIGRSAIRGQLASAAKFENLLFLDADVLPVSETFLANYLAAIVKNDFDVIFGGVAYQNDAPSEKERLRWKYGKEREVQTVSEREKHPYFIITQNLLIKKECFESVNKALENFYGDDLVISQALKRKKSKVLHIDNPVYHLGLESSENYLKKALSAISSIVSLEKSGLLDADFTKLQQSYVLLKNWKMTTLFSKLISPFKKKMERNFVSANPNLLWFDLYRLNYYIELKSESHA from the coding sequence ATGCTTTCCATACTCATTCCTACATATAATCACAATGTGTATCAACTGGTTGAAACCCTTCAAAAAGAATTAGGGCAAAAGGCCATTGATTGTGAAATTATAGTCATGGACGATGGTTCTACCATTCCGCTTCCCCACAACGATAAGATTATTGCCTTTCCTAATGTGTCATTCAAAAAGCTGCCAAAAAATATAGGTCGAAGCGCCATTAGAGGGCAATTGGCTTCAGCAGCCAAATTTGAAAATCTGCTGTTCTTAGACGCGGATGTACTCCCTGTTTCAGAAACTTTTCTGGCAAATTATCTCGCTGCAATAGTAAAAAACGATTTCGATGTTATTTTTGGCGGAGTTGCTTATCAAAATGATGCTCCTTCTGAAAAAGAACGCTTGCGATGGAAATACGGGAAAGAAAGGGAAGTGCAAACCGTATCTGAACGCGAAAAACATCCCTACTTTATTATTACCCAAAATCTATTAATTAAAAAGGAGTGTTTTGAAAGCGTCAATAAAGCCTTAGAAAATTTTTACGGAGACGACCTGGTGATTTCACAAGCCCTTAAACGTAAAAAAAGTAAGGTACTTCATATAGATAATCCTGTGTATCATTTAGGTTTGGAATCTTCTGAAAACTATCTGAAAAAAGCGCTTAGCGCAATAAGTTCAATTGTTTCACTTGAAAAAAGCGGGTTGCTGGATGCAGACTTTACCAAATTACAGCAAAGTTATGTTCTACTCAAAAACTGGAAAATGACAACACTTTTCAGTAAACTAATTTCACCATTCAAGAAAAAAATGGAGCGTAATTTTGTTTCGGCCAACCCCAATCTTTTATGGTTTGATTTGTATCGCCTCAATTATTATATTGAATTAAAATCGGAATCGCATGCCTGA
- a CDS encoding glycosyltransferase family A protein has protein sequence MPEFSIVIPLYNKERDIVKTLNSVFLQTITDFEIVIVNDGSTDDSEAMVKTVEDSRILLFSKENEGVARTRNYGVSKATSAHIVFLDADDYWHPNHLENLKNLIEKFPEHKWYATAYEKKHNHKLITSMLSPVMQQPKGWLGSIDNYFENSLMDALAWTSAVCFKKPFFEALGGFDASITHGAGEDTDLWIRAALKAPLAFSNTITARHNLDGSNRISNTPTLTRNYMNTETYVAAAKKDPFLKKYLDRNSYSFAIQHKMANDIPSFKNYLENIDVNNLTTRQRFLLKQPRSVLKLLVKGKDFAEKLGVRLTAFK, from the coding sequence ATGCCTGAATTTTCAATCGTCATACCACTCTACAATAAAGAACGGGACATCGTAAAAACGCTCAACAGTGTCTTTTTACAAACGATAACCGATTTTGAGATCGTGATTGTCAACGACGGCTCGACCGATGATAGCGAAGCAATGGTAAAAACGGTAGAGGACAGTCGCATCTTACTATTCAGCAAGGAAAATGAAGGAGTAGCACGTACCCGAAATTACGGCGTATCAAAGGCAACCTCAGCGCATATTGTTTTTCTGGATGCCGATGATTACTGGCATCCTAATCATCTGGAGAATTTAAAGAACCTTATCGAAAAATTTCCGGAACACAAATGGTATGCAACTGCCTACGAAAAAAAGCACAATCATAAGTTGATTACTTCTATGCTTTCCCCGGTAATGCAACAACCTAAAGGCTGGCTGGGTAGTATCGACAACTATTTTGAGAATAGTTTGATGGACGCACTTGCGTGGACGTCTGCAGTCTGCTTTAAAAAACCTTTTTTTGAAGCATTGGGCGGGTTTGACGCTTCTATCACACATGGCGCCGGAGAAGATACCGATTTGTGGATTCGGGCTGCACTGAAAGCTCCATTGGCTTTTTCGAATACCATCACAGCAAGGCATAATCTGGACGGTAGCAATCGTATTTCGAATACGCCAACCCTTACCCGAAATTACATGAACACCGAAACGTATGTGGCAGCGGCGAAAAAAGATCCTTTCCTAAAAAAATATCTGGATAGGAACAGCTATTCGTTCGCCATTCAGCATAAGATGGCAAATGACATTCCTTCATTTAAAAATTATTTGGAAAACATCGATGTAAACAATCTTACTACCAGACAGCGATTTTTACTGAAGCAACCCCGCTCCGTTTTGAAATTATTGGTAAAAGGCAAGGATTTTGCTGAAAAATTAGGGGTTAGACTTACGGCTTTTAAATAA
- a CDS encoding FdtA/QdtA family cupin domain-containing protein: MNYDKLEDIHLRDIPKIVHPRGKGNLSVIEKDLIPFDIKRVYYLYDVPSDSTRGGHAHIELQQFLIPLSGSFDVVLDDGKNRRVITLNRPFKGLLIPCGIWRELENFSAGAVCLSLVSDVYKEEDYIRDYEEFKLFKSRKSNP; this comes from the coding sequence ATGAACTACGATAAATTAGAAGACATACACTTACGGGATATCCCCAAAATTGTCCACCCAAGAGGGAAGGGAAATCTTTCGGTAATTGAAAAAGACCTAATCCCTTTCGACATAAAACGGGTGTATTATTTATACGACGTGCCCAGTGATTCCACTCGCGGCGGACATGCACATATCGAGTTACAACAATTCTTAATTCCGTTGAGCGGAAGTTTTGATGTGGTTTTGGACGACGGAAAAAATCGAAGAGTAATAACGTTAAATCGTCCTTTCAAAGGCTTGTTAATTCCTTGCGGAATATGGAGAGAGCTGGAAAACTTTTCGGCAGGTGCGGTGTGTCTTTCCTTGGTGAGTGATGTGTACAAGGAAGAAGACTACATTAGAGACTACGAAGAATTTAAATTATTTAAAAGCCGTAAGTCTAACCCCTAA